The following proteins come from a genomic window of Mycolicibacterium rufum:
- a CDS encoding WD40 repeat domain-containing protein, which yields MAAVHARNRDVYELTQSIGRQIAPQEAIAGVDHLIRFVKSMPESPLIVVDALDESIEPTAVMSELLLRIIDERNASGGPICRMLVGTRDEERFSHLFGTASPHAIIDLDKTDFGRLETDISSYIQDLIREQDPHLDRAMVRAFAAATAEKVTPKERPGSGSRIEIGPFLLAQIHTFRMIDGPLLQIGDVDVAKSLGSAAPVTVEEAFLSEFEEESEPWLKPLLTAFALSFGNGMPLLHARSIAVNITAGELPWRSDRELRELAFGRARFYLRTDIDIDGSTLYGLFHQSLQEYLLRELDARTSEAYASTFAALRDDLGYGPASGPDWENRVTPYLRRYFGSYARRAGELDSVVSDIHFLIHAEHNHVMDSLRSLQTIQARRTAAAYRISHSYHRIADSDSRLFRLALDAARINEAKLLTDIRNLSATSTAILPRWSTGTIAAYVPTTDVREIDFEATVIRVTRFEGRKVCVIGCYDGEIQVRDLKSGDLLQRFYTNRWPLRDVTCAETEGDVLAISVSQGMAYVWSLTSGSLVRVIGTPADRLSVVATIRWGCRDLLVTGAVEGKLKVWDLARGSQLHTLTGKRGVSRSMACFVLNGRPVAAAATDSGRTHVWDLLTGELLRSFEVVAEYVTCIHLSGKPMLITANAAGAVRTLDLNTSHCEEQFALRRGVPIKLASSVLDGNPVLVVHGPRDSGWVGIWDLADRRFVRELRSYLTNATAVVVEEVAGRTLAVTASADRHLYWCDLSVKPSIDEVLVPMSPIKAIAVTEIGPHTVAVSGGIDGSIEVWNLSSRERTLPTINSSQGIGVTDIACVNMNGQVVAAVLLEDGSLGTLLIHPDISPITQHLPAQGQYSLDREQHLALDGASTKPSFVVARKTRLHIVNFQGDDSWVFDLAALDAPAQPRVGSIDIHEGIYRILSLDVYSTPAQSWAVVCSSSVRSSSIDWLQREVRVYDLREKLLIRKFNAPGLKRLIVADIDDTKVVAGVGDACRISVWDIATGRRLRTIGPEKEWTSITYGIIGQQHVALVGAADGELSIWDIVSGRELFTQIFPAAINRVTVAIQAVVVSFGDDLAVVDVPGLGTRA from the coding sequence TTTGTTAAGTCAATGCCGGAGTCGCCATTGATTGTGGTCGATGCCCTCGATGAGTCGATTGAGCCGACCGCTGTAATGAGCGAGCTCCTTCTTCGAATTATTGACGAACGCAATGCCTCAGGAGGACCGATCTGCCGAATGCTCGTCGGCACGCGGGATGAGGAGCGGTTTTCGCATCTCTTCGGTACTGCCTCTCCGCATGCCATTATTGATCTTGACAAGACTGACTTTGGCCGCCTAGAAACGGACATTTCTTCCTACATTCAGGATTTGATACGAGAGCAAGATCCTCACCTAGACCGTGCCATGGTAAGGGCATTCGCAGCGGCAACAGCCGAGAAGGTAACCCCTAAAGAGCGTCCAGGGAGCGGCAGTCGTATCGAGATTGGCCCGTTCTTGCTCGCTCAGATACACACTTTTCGAATGATCGATGGGCCGCTTTTACAGATTGGGGATGTCGATGTAGCTAAAAGCCTCGGATCCGCTGCACCGGTTACGGTAGAAGAAGCATTTCTAAGTGAGTTCGAAGAAGAAAGCGAACCTTGGCTCAAGCCACTGCTGACAGCTTTCGCGCTTTCTTTTGGCAACGGAATGCCTCTCCTGCACGCTCGATCGATCGCAGTAAACATTACGGCTGGCGAACTTCCATGGCGTTCAGATAGAGAGCTTCGCGAATTGGCCTTTGGCCGCGCGCGATTCTATCTTCGCACTGACATAGACATTGACGGTTCAACTCTATATGGCTTATTTCATCAAAGTTTGCAGGAATACTTACTTCGCGAATTAGACGCACGCACATCGGAAGCATACGCAAGTACCTTTGCGGCACTGCGCGACGATCTAGGATACGGTCCTGCGTCCGGGCCCGATTGGGAGAATAGAGTTACTCCATACCTTCGGCGGTATTTCGGTAGTTACGCGCGCCGCGCGGGCGAGCTAGATTCAGTCGTCAGTGATATTCATTTTCTCATCCACGCCGAACATAATCACGTTATGGATTCGCTGCGATCGTTGCAAACTATACAAGCAAGGCGAACGGCCGCCGCGTATCGCATATCTCACTCTTACCATCGAATCGCAGATTCAGATTCGCGACTCTTTCGTCTCGCTCTTGACGCTGCTCGCATTAACGAAGCAAAACTTCTAACCGACATCCGTAATTTGTCCGCCACAAGCACGGCGATACTTCCGCGATGGTCAACGGGCACAATCGCGGCATACGTTCCGACCACCGATGTGCGAGAAATCGACTTCGAAGCGACAGTCATTAGGGTTACGCGTTTCGAAGGACGCAAGGTGTGCGTAATTGGATGCTATGACGGCGAAATCCAGGTGCGGGACTTGAAATCCGGTGACCTTCTGCAGAGGTTTTACACCAATAGATGGCCGTTGCGAGACGTGACGTGTGCCGAGACCGAGGGCGATGTACTAGCCATATCGGTGAGTCAGGGAATGGCCTACGTCTGGTCTTTAACCAGTGGAAGCTTGGTCCGCGTTATAGGAACACCGGCGGACCGCCTCTCTGTCGTTGCTACGATTCGTTGGGGTTGCCGCGATTTGTTAGTGACTGGGGCGGTCGAAGGCAAGCTCAAGGTATGGGATTTAGCACGCGGGTCACAGCTGCACACCCTGACCGGAAAACGCGGCGTTTCACGCTCAATGGCGTGCTTTGTACTCAATGGCAGGCCGGTCGCAGCGGCTGCGACTGATAGCGGACGCACCCATGTTTGGGATCTGCTCACCGGTGAGCTGTTACGCTCGTTCGAAGTAGTTGCCGAGTACGTTACGTGCATTCACCTGAGCGGCAAGCCGATGTTGATAACAGCGAATGCGGCTGGTGCAGTTCGCACATTGGACCTGAATACTTCTCACTGTGAAGAGCAGTTCGCCCTCAGACGGGGGGTACCAATAAAGCTCGCGTCGTCGGTACTCGACGGGAACCCCGTCCTAGTGGTTCATGGCCCCCGGGATTCGGGCTGGGTGGGAATCTGGGATCTTGCGGATCGCAGATTTGTGAGAGAACTAAGAAGCTACCTAACTAACGCCACCGCAGTAGTGGTCGAAGAGGTCGCAGGCAGGACGCTTGCTGTCACCGCCAGTGCAGATCGCCATTTGTACTGGTGCGACTTAAGTGTGAAGCCATCGATAGACGAAGTGCTAGTACCGATGAGCCCCATCAAGGCAATTGCCGTTACAGAAATCGGACCGCACACTGTTGCGGTTTCGGGAGGCATCGATGGGTCCATTGAGGTATGGAACTTAAGCTCGCGTGAGCGCACACTACCTACCATAAATTCTTCGCAGGGAATTGGCGTTACCGATATCGCGTGCGTGAACATGAACGGCCAAGTAGTTGCGGCCGTACTTTTGGAGGATGGCTCGCTCGGAACGCTCCTGATACATCCGGACATTTCTCCGATCACCCAGCATTTACCGGCCCAAGGGCAGTACTCGCTAGACCGCGAGCAGCATCTAGCTTTAGACGGCGCGAGCACTAAACCATCGTTCGTAGTGGCGCGAAAGACCCGCCTTCACATCGTAAATTTTCAAGGAGACGATTCTTGGGTGTTTGACCTAGCCGCGCTGGATGCTCCCGCCCAACCTAGAGTCGGTAGTATTGATATTCATGAGGGAATTTACCGGATATTGTCGCTAGATGTGTACTCCACCCCGGCACAGTCGTGGGCCGTGGTTTGCTCCAGCAGCGTTCGGTCGTCGAGCATCGACTGGCTTCAGCGCGAAGTGCGAGTTTACGACCTCCGCGAAAAGTTGCTTATCAGGAAGTTTAACGCTCCGGGGCTTAAACGCCTGATCGTGGCGGATATTGACGACACGAAAGTCGTTGCGGGCGTAGGCGATGCTTGCAGGATATCAGTGTGGGATATTGCTACTGGCCGCCGGCTTCGAACCATTGGACCTGAAAAAGAGTGGACGAGTATTACGTACGGCATTATCGGCCAACAGCATGTCGCCCTAGTGGGAGCGGCCGATGGCGAACTGTCGATTTGGGATATCGTGTCTGGCCGCGAGCTATTTACTCAGATATTTCCGGCGGCGATAAATCGTGTCACCGTGGCTATTCAGGCGGTCGTGGTTTCGTTCGGAGATGATCTTGCGGTAGTGGATGTCCCCGGATTAGGCACGCGAGCGTGA
- a CDS encoding ABC transporter ATP-binding protein yields MTGGAIRLHRLAKSFAGMPAVDGIDLDIPAGQFFSLLGPSGCGKTTTLRMIAGFEKPDSGRIELDGRDVAADPPHRRPVNTVFQTYALFPFMSVRDNVAFGLRYQKVSREETMRRVGEALELVRMDRYATRRPAQLSGGQQQRVALARALVLRPRVLLLDEPLGALDATLRKQLQLELRALQRDVGITFVYVTHDQEEALTMSDQIAVLAEGRIEQVGAPQDIYSAPATTFVAGFLGAANIFDAEIIDVVGGAATCTALGTRLIASVSEDPPAPGAAAVVIRPERITLQDNGTPGGADGNAISGTVKHIVYLGNCTQVHVDVGAAADLVVEVPNRSGPDSVTHTPGQRVACVCTHDAVRVLQRSTSARVADPVIEDPSKTVFKPLAGAPAVTA; encoded by the coding sequence ATGACCGGCGGCGCGATCCGGCTGCACCGGCTGGCCAAGTCCTTCGCGGGGATGCCGGCCGTCGACGGGATCGATCTGGACATCCCGGCCGGGCAGTTCTTCTCGCTACTCGGACCGTCGGGGTGCGGGAAGACCACCACGCTGCGCATGATCGCTGGCTTCGAGAAGCCGGACTCGGGACGCATCGAGCTCGACGGGCGTGACGTGGCCGCCGACCCGCCGCACAGGCGCCCGGTCAACACGGTGTTCCAGACCTATGCGCTGTTCCCGTTCATGTCGGTCCGGGACAACGTCGCCTTCGGGCTGAGGTACCAGAAGGTCTCCCGGGAGGAGACCATGCGGCGGGTCGGCGAGGCGCTGGAACTGGTGCGCATGGACCGCTACGCCACCCGCAGGCCCGCGCAGCTCTCCGGCGGGCAACAGCAGCGTGTCGCGCTCGCCCGCGCCCTGGTGCTGCGGCCGCGCGTGCTGCTGCTCGACGAGCCGCTGGGCGCACTGGATGCCACGCTGCGCAAGCAACTCCAGCTGGAACTCCGTGCCCTGCAACGCGACGTCGGCATCACGTTCGTCTACGTCACCCACGACCAGGAAGAGGCGCTCACCATGAGCGACCAGATCGCGGTGCTGGCCGAGGGCAGGATCGAGCAGGTCGGTGCTCCACAGGACATCTACTCCGCGCCGGCGACGACGTTCGTCGCCGGTTTCCTCGGCGCGGCCAACATCTTCGACGCCGAAATCATCGATGTGGTCGGCGGCGCGGCGACGTGCACGGCCCTGGGCACCCGGCTGATCGCGTCGGTCTCCGAGGATCCCCCTGCCCCCGGCGCCGCCGCCGTGGTGATCCGGCCCGAGCGAATCACCCTGCAGGACAACGGCACTCCCGGCGGTGCCGATGGCAACGCCATCTCCGGCACCGTCAAACACATTGTCTATCTGGGCAACTGCACCCAGGTCCACGTCGACGTCGGAGCCGCGGCCGATCTGGTGGTCGAGGTGCCCAACCGGTCCGGGCCCGACTCGGTGACCCACACACCCGGGCAGCGGGTCGCCTGTGTCTGCACGCACGACGCGGTGCGCGTGCTGCAGCGCAGTACGTCCGCGCGTGTCGCCGATCCGGTGATCGAAGACCCGTCGAAGACGGTGTTCAAGCCCCTCGCGGGAGCACCGGCGGTGACTGCCTGA
- a CDS encoding aspartate aminotransferase family protein: MTAPSLDSLIAEQEQIFLRRQPRSAELIEIAGAHLAGGATSNWQIAEPQAVWMSHGEGSKVYDVDGNSYVDMHGGYGASIAGHAHPAIVAAVSDRVRRGTHFAQPTEDAIWIAGELARRFDVPLWRYANSGTEATMDAVHLARSVTGRDLIIKVEGCYHGHHDSVQVSVLPEADEVGPRDAPVPVPGNTGIPCAIRDLVVVVPFNDVEAVARAVARHRGQVAAMILEPVMMNAGIIPPDDGYLAALKDVLHADGALLIFDEVKTGFTTGPGGVTARSGVVPDMVCLAKALGGGIAVAAIGGTAAVMSAIADGRYEQVGTFNGNPLAMAATRATLSEVLTADNYAHLDALAARLRGALDAVIAEHGFDWHVVALGAKGCVTFRREPVREFRDFLEIDARLGHLHWLMQHNGGVFLPPWGKVEQWLLSVQHTRDDVDRFARNFAAFASAVAASR; encoded by the coding sequence GTGACGGCACCGTCCCTTGACTCCCTGATCGCCGAACAGGAGCAGATCTTCCTGCGCCGTCAGCCGCGCAGCGCCGAGCTGATCGAGATCGCCGGCGCGCATCTGGCCGGCGGTGCGACGTCCAACTGGCAGATCGCCGAACCCCAGGCGGTGTGGATGAGCCACGGCGAGGGCTCGAAGGTGTACGACGTCGACGGCAATTCCTACGTCGACATGCACGGCGGTTACGGCGCATCCATTGCCGGACATGCCCATCCGGCCATCGTGGCCGCCGTCAGCGACCGTGTGCGCCGCGGCACCCACTTCGCCCAGCCGACCGAGGACGCGATCTGGATCGCCGGTGAGCTCGCGCGCCGCTTCGACGTACCGCTCTGGCGCTACGCGAATTCAGGCACCGAGGCCACGATGGATGCCGTCCATCTGGCCCGCTCGGTGACCGGGCGCGACCTCATCATCAAGGTCGAGGGCTGTTATCACGGCCATCACGATTCGGTGCAGGTGTCGGTGCTGCCCGAGGCCGACGAGGTGGGGCCCCGCGACGCCCCCGTGCCGGTTCCGGGAAACACCGGGATTCCCTGCGCGATTCGCGATCTCGTCGTCGTGGTTCCGTTCAACGACGTCGAGGCCGTCGCGCGGGCGGTGGCCCGGCACCGGGGACAGGTGGCCGCGATGATCCTCGAGCCGGTGATGATGAACGCCGGCATCATCCCGCCCGACGACGGCTACCTCGCCGCGCTGAAGGACGTACTGCACGCCGACGGCGCCCTGCTGATCTTCGACGAGGTGAAGACCGGCTTCACCACCGGGCCGGGGGGTGTCACCGCGCGCAGCGGCGTGGTGCCCGACATGGTGTGTCTGGCCAAGGCCCTCGGTGGCGGCATCGCGGTGGCCGCGATCGGCGGCACCGCCGCGGTGATGTCCGCGATCGCCGACGGCCGCTACGAACAGGTGGGGACGTTCAACGGCAACCCGCTCGCGATGGCCGCCACGCGGGCCACGCTGTCGGAGGTGCTCACGGCCGACAACTACGCCCACCTCGACGCGCTGGCGGCCCGGCTCCGCGGCGCGCTGGACGCGGTGATCGCCGAGCACGGATTCGACTGGCACGTGGTGGCCCTGGGCGCCAAAGGCTGTGTGACGTTTCGGCGGGAACCGGTGCGGGAGTTCCGCGACTTCCTCGAGATCGACGCCCGGCTCGGGCATCTGCACTGGCTCATGCAGCACAACGGTGGCGTATTCCTCCCGCCATGGGGGAAGGTGGAGCAATGGCTGTTGTCGGTTCAGCACACGCGCGACGATGTCGACAGGTTCGCACGGAACTTCGCCGCGTTCGCCTCCGCGGTCGCCGCGTCCCGGTGA
- a CDS encoding polyamine ABC transporter substrate-binding protein — translation MPEPSTRRQFLTRAAILAASAPTLGAFLAACGGSGSSGSDATPSLKLAAPDSPVTWDIAEDNKPIADGLAPEKGTLKLYTYADYVSPDAVKSFEDKYGVKVEISTFNDGGEALTKLRSGVDFDIYNANYTEISRLVNGGLLRPLNHSYIPNITNVWPSFTNPWYDQEWRYSVPYTIYTTGIGWRTDQVPADIGALGNPYDAFWDRTYKGKTAVLDDWHTTMGMVLLRNGITDVNTSSEADLKMVGEQLTQLVAATSPKVTITAYNDLPAGQLGLAQMWSGDIINAQSYLPEGTGPEVLRYWFPADGKGMVDNDMLVTLKGGKNPVLAHLFLDHMLDTEVAMQNFSAIGYQPPQNSINPDALVSDGFIPQNLATAIVKPEWFDAGYRILELDPANDAAWQNVWRTFKAGGS, via the coding sequence ATGCCAGAGCCCAGCACCCGACGTCAGTTCCTGACGCGCGCAGCGATTCTGGCGGCGAGCGCACCCACCCTCGGCGCGTTCCTCGCCGCGTGTGGCGGCTCCGGATCCTCGGGGTCCGACGCCACTCCGTCCTTGAAGCTCGCCGCCCCCGACAGTCCGGTCACCTGGGACATCGCCGAGGACAACAAGCCCATCGCCGACGGCCTCGCCCCCGAGAAGGGCACGCTGAAGCTCTACACCTACGCCGACTACGTCAGCCCGGACGCGGTGAAGTCCTTCGAGGACAAGTACGGCGTGAAGGTGGAGATCTCGACGTTCAACGACGGCGGGGAGGCGCTGACCAAACTGCGCAGCGGGGTCGACTTCGACATCTACAACGCCAACTACACCGAGATCAGCAGGCTGGTCAACGGTGGACTGCTGCGGCCGCTGAACCACTCCTACATCCCGAACATCACCAACGTGTGGCCGAGCTTCACCAACCCCTGGTACGACCAGGAGTGGCGCTACAGCGTGCCGTACACGATCTACACCACGGGTATCGGCTGGCGCACCGACCAGGTGCCCGCCGATATCGGGGCGCTCGGCAATCCCTACGACGCGTTCTGGGATCGCACGTACAAGGGCAAGACCGCCGTGCTCGACGACTGGCACACCACGATGGGCATGGTGCTGCTGCGCAACGGCATCACCGACGTCAACACCTCCTCGGAGGCCGATCTGAAGATGGTCGGCGAGCAGCTCACCCAGCTCGTCGCGGCCACCTCGCCGAAGGTCACCATCACCGCGTACAACGACCTGCCGGCCGGGCAGCTCGGGCTGGCGCAGATGTGGTCCGGGGACATCATCAACGCCCAGTCCTACCTTCCCGAGGGCACCGGGCCGGAGGTGCTGCGCTACTGGTTCCCCGCCGACGGGAAGGGCATGGTGGACAACGACATGCTGGTGACGCTCAAGGGCGGCAAGAACCCGGTGCTGGCGCATCTGTTCCTCGACCACATGCTCGACACCGAGGTGGCCATGCAGAACTTCTCGGCCATCGGGTATCAGCCGCCGCAGAACTCGATCAACCCGGACGCGCTGGTGTCCGACGGCTTCATCCCCCAGAACCTCGCGACGGCGATCGTCAAGCCGGAGTGGTTCGACGCCGGATACCGGATTCTCGAGCTCGATCCCGCCAACGATGCTGCCTGGCAGAACGTTTGGCGTACCTTCAAGGCCGGCGGGTCCTAA
- a CDS encoding ABC transporter permease: MPSRSDRSRGIWPALAAPGLIWLLLFFVAPMYVVLCIVFGRLDPIFRTAVPIWNPAQWDPTQFLYVLSHIVGADGVFGPALLRTAVYVLTASAACLLIAFPVAYYVARLSGRRKGLLLTLLIAPFWISYMMRMFAWVNLLQNDGLVNSVLGLGGLFTPDIDWLTGQPVVVILGLVYGYVPYMILPLYAGLDRLPQPVLEASRDLGADRASSFWRVTLPLSRPTIVAAVLLTCLPMLGDYFTSDMLSASPKTAMVGNLINDSVLTPGQTGQAGAFVLLVFLVALIPMLYYIRVTGRRDEVAS; encoded by the coding sequence ATGCCCAGCAGGTCCGACCGGTCCCGCGGAATCTGGCCCGCGCTCGCGGCGCCCGGGCTCATCTGGCTGCTGCTGTTCTTCGTCGCGCCGATGTACGTGGTGCTCTGCATCGTATTCGGCCGGCTCGACCCGATCTTCCGCACCGCGGTGCCGATATGGAATCCCGCGCAGTGGGATCCGACCCAGTTCCTCTACGTGCTGTCCCACATCGTCGGAGCCGACGGCGTGTTCGGGCCGGCGCTGCTGCGCACCGCGGTGTACGTCCTGACCGCCAGCGCAGCCTGTCTGCTGATCGCCTTCCCGGTGGCCTACTACGTCGCCCGGCTGTCGGGACGGCGCAAGGGTCTGCTGCTGACCCTGCTGATCGCCCCGTTCTGGATCAGCTACATGATGCGGATGTTCGCCTGGGTCAACCTGTTACAGAACGACGGTCTGGTGAACTCCGTCCTCGGACTCGGCGGGCTGTTCACGCCGGACATCGACTGGCTCACCGGTCAGCCCGTCGTGGTGATCCTCGGCCTGGTGTACGGCTATGTGCCCTACATGATCCTGCCGCTCTACGCCGGCCTGGACCGGCTGCCGCAGCCGGTGCTCGAGGCGTCCCGGGATCTCGGCGCCGATCGCGCCTCGTCGTTCTGGCGGGTGACGCTGCCGCTGAGTCGACCGACGATCGTGGCCGCGGTGCTGCTGACCTGCCTGCCGATGCTGGGTGACTACTTCACCAGCGACATGCTCTCGGCGTCGCCGAAGACCGCGATGGTCGGGAATCTGATCAACGACAGCGTGCTCACCCCGGGCCAGACCGGGCAGGCCGGGGCGTTCGTGTTGCTGGTGTTCCTCGTCGCGCTGATCCCGATGCTGTACTACATCCGCGTCACCGGCCGTCGCGACGAGGTGGCGTCGTGA
- a CDS encoding ABC transporter permease: MKSPVGWWNDPWRPPRILIAVTVGYLLWSLLPVLIAVLFSFNAGRSRTVWQGFSFRWYWGDQTLSVWHDATLHNALLQTLKLGVLTTLITVPLGVLFALGIDRWRGRLPSGANFLMLLAFVLPEVLLAVSLLFVITTVALPIELGTTAQVIGLVTFQVSYPAVLVRARLATIGPQYEEAAMDLGASPLGALCRVIMPMLMPAIFASTVLVFADVIDDFVMVRYLSGGASSEPVSVKIYNTARGAPTPALNALATLLLLTALAAVTLGYLVFRRMTRNNDTTADRGIGAFAGEM, translated from the coding sequence GTGAAGAGCCCGGTCGGGTGGTGGAACGATCCGTGGCGACCGCCGCGGATCCTGATCGCGGTCACGGTCGGCTACCTGCTCTGGTCGCTGCTGCCGGTACTGATCGCGGTGCTGTTCTCGTTCAACGCGGGCCGCTCGCGGACGGTGTGGCAGGGCTTTTCGTTCCGCTGGTACTGGGGCGATCAGACGCTGTCGGTGTGGCATGACGCGACGCTGCACAACGCGCTGCTGCAGACACTGAAACTCGGCGTGCTCACCACGCTGATCACGGTGCCGCTCGGGGTGCTGTTCGCGCTCGGGATCGACCGCTGGCGCGGCCGGCTCCCCTCGGGGGCGAACTTCCTGATGCTGCTCGCCTTCGTCCTGCCCGAGGTGCTGCTGGCGGTGTCGCTGCTGTTCGTCATCACCACCGTCGCGCTGCCGATCGAACTGGGCACCACCGCGCAGGTGATCGGCCTGGTGACGTTCCAGGTGTCCTACCCCGCCGTCCTGGTCCGCGCGCGGCTCGCGACCATCGGACCGCAGTACGAGGAGGCCGCGATGGATCTGGGCGCCTCACCGCTCGGTGCGCTGTGCCGGGTGATCATGCCGATGCTGATGCCGGCGATCTTCGCCAGCACGGTGCTGGTGTTCGCCGACGTCATCGACGACTTCGTGATGGTGCGCTACCTGTCGGGCGGGGCGTCGTCGGAACCCGTCTCGGTGAAGATCTACAACACCGCCCGCGGCGCCCCCACCCCGGCGCTCAACGCCCTGGCGACCCTGCTGCTGCTGACCGCGCTCGCCGCGGTCACCCTCGGTTACCTGGTGTTCCGGCGGATGACCCGCAACAATGACACCACCGCCGACCGCGGCATCGGCGCGTTCGCCGGGGAGATGTGA
- a CDS encoding aromatic ring-hydroxylating oxygenase subunit alpha: MFKQDDPAPLPADGVAAALAPFGRSRMLPREAYVDPAVFAWEQRHIFSGWTCVGQAADLAAVGAQKAVGSGANGTLLVRGEDGTVRAFANTCRHRGHELLACGAAARGRSIVCPYHAWSYRLDGTLRNAPGFAEVDGFDAAGFGLSELRLVNWHGWLFVDAGGADGDFSAHVSGWEDVVAPYRPEDLTVVARHSYELATNWKVIAENYQECYHCHSIHPELSRISPPTSGENLDTDGSWMGGWMSIVDGAETMSLTGASGGVTIAGLSERERRTVMYVVAYPNLLISLHPDYVMTHLMTPLAADRTHVECAWAFPKDVAAQPDFDPSYAVDFWDLTNRQDWAACESVQRGLSSPHARPGPLAPDEDGVYQFVTRVARAYADSVDRAPGPR, encoded by the coding sequence ATGTTCAAACAGGACGATCCTGCCCCGTTGCCGGCCGACGGCGTCGCGGCGGCGCTGGCGCCGTTCGGCCGCTCCCGGATGCTGCCGCGCGAGGCGTACGTCGATCCGGCGGTGTTCGCGTGGGAACAGCGCCACATCTTCTCCGGGTGGACGTGCGTCGGCCAGGCCGCCGACCTCGCCGCGGTCGGCGCCCAGAAGGCCGTCGGCAGCGGCGCGAACGGGACCCTCCTGGTGCGCGGGGAGGACGGCACCGTCCGCGCGTTCGCCAACACCTGTCGGCACCGCGGCCACGAACTGCTGGCCTGCGGCGCGGCCGCGCGGGGCCGCTCGATCGTCTGCCCGTACCACGCCTGGTCCTACCGACTGGACGGAACCCTGCGCAACGCACCGGGTTTCGCCGAGGTCGACGGCTTCGACGCCGCGGGGTTCGGACTGAGCGAGCTGCGGCTGGTGAACTGGCACGGCTGGCTGTTCGTCGACGCCGGCGGCGCCGACGGGGACTTCAGCGCGCACGTCTCGGGATGGGAGGACGTCGTCGCCCCCTACCGTCCCGAGGACCTCACGGTGGTCGCGCGCCACTCCTACGAGCTCGCCACCAACTGGAAGGTGATCGCCGAGAACTACCAGGAGTGCTACCACTGCCACAGCATCCATCCCGAACTGTCCCGGATCAGCCCGCCCACCAGCGGCGAGAACCTCGACACCGACGGCTCGTGGATGGGCGGCTGGATGTCGATCGTCGACGGCGCGGAGACCATGTCGTTGACCGGGGCCAGCGGCGGCGTGACGATCGCCGGACTGTCGGAGCGCGAGCGGCGCACCGTGATGTACGTGGTGGCCTACCCGAACCTGCTGATCAGCCTGCACCCCGACTACGTGATGACGCACCTGATGACCCCGCTGGCCGCCGACCGCACCCACGTCGAGTGCGCCTGGGCGTTCCCGAAAGACGTTGCCGCACAGCCCGATTTCGACCCGTCCTACGCCGTCGACTTCTGGGATCTGACCAACCGCCAGGACTGGGCGGCCTGCGAATCGGTACAGCGCGGACTGAGCTCACCGCATGCGCGGCCGGGCCCGCTCGCCCCGGACGAAGACGGCGTCTACCAGTTCGTCACCCGGGTGGCTAGGGCGTACGCCGATTCCGTCGATCGTGCGCCGGGACCCCGTTGA